In Leptospira perdikensis, a single genomic region encodes these proteins:
- a CDS encoding peptidoglycan DD-metalloendopeptidase family protein translates to MKNQRTLRTSIFLLFLAYPLLSQTSLEERDKQRQSGLVTANQKKQEEILQKYNDFVNRVQTKFPGLKISSSPIDLKQAEGIADHNAAPGNKDKKSKSLSAIAGDHFFLQLEPTNNPSSRSAVKVKKGDSLEVVMVLKQDVTAKKEGSHWVLVRTKSKQEGYVSQDLLSATKPAVKSRNTEGLSLDLSSLSGRVSETPNSGYSDSKKGKDMWVEASSLNMRGEPDVNAYVVARLPKGLKVKIETSTNTEETIDGITSLWHQVSSAYGNGWVFGGYLSASEVVSYDVQPGEISYPQENPDELKNGEKRYVRSTSLRMRDEPNDYGSVVTTIPGDEKIKIIDTKKEIETIGGVRSKWLYVSWNDEWEGWVFGGFVSKDRGPLVDSDDISKYFQIPVDNDRYVSSNFGTRVDPVTGKVGAFHSGIDLPASIGTPIKAVSDGKVWRTTTTSGGYGMLTILSHKNNIFTYYAHQNERQVKEGDTVRSGDIIGQVGNTGKSTGPHLHFEVRKGPDQQALDPDAYLPK, encoded by the coding sequence ATGAAAAATCAGAGAACCCTTCGAACGTCTATTTTTCTATTGTTTTTGGCTTACCCTCTTCTTTCTCAAACTTCGTTAGAAGAAAGGGACAAACAAAGACAATCCGGGCTTGTCACTGCAAACCAAAAGAAACAGGAAGAAATTTTACAAAAGTACAATGACTTTGTGAATCGTGTACAAACCAAATTTCCCGGTCTTAAAATTTCCTCTTCCCCCATCGACCTTAAACAAGCGGAAGGAATTGCAGACCATAACGCAGCACCAGGGAACAAAGATAAAAAATCAAAATCTCTTTCCGCGATTGCGGGAGATCATTTTTTCTTACAATTAGAACCTACAAACAATCCCTCTTCTCGGTCTGCAGTGAAAGTGAAAAAAGGGGATTCATTGGAAGTGGTTATGGTCTTAAAACAAGATGTAACCGCAAAAAAAGAAGGATCTCACTGGGTTCTTGTTCGCACAAAATCCAAACAGGAAGGATATGTTTCCCAAGATTTACTTTCTGCGACTAAACCAGCAGTTAAGTCAAGAAACACGGAAGGACTTTCTTTAGACCTATCTTCGCTTTCGGGAAGGGTGTCCGAAACACCTAACTCAGGTTATTCCGATTCAAAAAAAGGAAAAGACATGTGGGTAGAAGCAAGTTCTCTCAATATGAGAGGGGAACCCGATGTCAATGCTTATGTTGTCGCAAGATTACCGAAAGGCCTCAAGGTCAAAATCGAAACGTCAACTAACACAGAAGAAACGATCGATGGAATCACTTCCCTTTGGCACCAAGTTTCTTCTGCTTACGGAAACGGCTGGGTGTTTGGTGGTTACTTGAGTGCCTCAGAAGTTGTATCCTATGACGTCCAACCAGGTGAAATTTCTTACCCACAAGAAAATCCCGATGAACTAAAAAACGGTGAAAAACGATATGTTCGTTCCACAAGTTTAAGAATGCGCGATGAACCCAATGACTATGGATCTGTGGTGACAACAATTCCTGGAGATGAAAAAATCAAAATCATTGATACAAAAAAAGAAATAGAAACCATTGGTGGAGTTCGTTCCAAATGGCTTTACGTTTCTTGGAATGATGAATGGGAGGGTTGGGTATTTGGAGGATTTGTTTCCAAAGATCGTGGACCTCTTGTTGATAGTGATGATATTTCCAAATACTTTCAAATCCCTGTGGATAATGATCGTTACGTTTCCTCAAACTTTGGAACAAGAGTGGATCCGGTCACAGGAAAAGTCGGTGCCTTCCATTCGGGAATAGATTTACCTGCATCCATTGGTACTCCCATAAAGGCTGTGAGCGATGGAAAAGTGTGGAGAACAACAACAACTAGCGGTGGTTATGGGATGCTCACTATCCTTAGCCATAAAAACAATATATTCACCTACTACGCCCACCAAAATGAACGCCAAGTAAAAGAGGGTGACACAGTCCGATCAGGCGATATCATTGGTCAGGTAGGAAACACCGGTAAATCTACCGGCCCACATTTACATTTTGAAGTTAGGAAAGGCCCAGACCAACAAGCTTTGGATCCGGATGCTTATTTACCCAAATGA
- a CDS encoding helix-turn-helix transcriptional regulator yields the protein MDTRKVRILFLAFYVLSLIVWIAEEIFTLTNPPEYFDRFRIIIATVESFIALSSFLVVFILYKELKAEAVENVQAKSQIHDLKRTNRILKNPELGFWAEAKAQMEEWKLSEAETEIAILLLRGFSQKQIAAVRKKSLRTIENQTAAIYEKSSMRGKLEFISYFLTPLLPEED from the coding sequence ATGGACACTCGCAAGGTACGAATTCTTTTTTTAGCATTTTACGTTCTATCTCTTATTGTTTGGATTGCTGAAGAAATTTTCACCCTTACCAACCCTCCAGAATACTTTGATCGATTCCGAATTATCATCGCCACGGTAGAGTCCTTCATTGCCCTCTCTTCCTTTCTTGTGGTCTTCATTCTTTACAAAGAATTGAAAGCTGAGGCGGTCGAAAACGTACAAGCAAAGTCCCAAATCCATGACTTAAAACGTACAAATAGAATTTTAAAAAATCCAGAACTAGGATTTTGGGCAGAGGCAAAGGCCCAAATGGAAGAATGGAAGTTGTCCGAAGCAGAAACGGAGATAGCCATTCTTTTACTACGCGGATTTTCCCAAAAACAAATTGCTGCGGTTCGAAAAAAAAGCCTACGTACCATCGAAAACCAAACCGCTGCCATCTACGAAAAATCCTCCATGAGAGGCAAACTGGAATTTATTTCTTACTTTTTAACTCCCCTGTTACCCGAGGAAGATTAA
- a CDS encoding adenylate/guanylate cyclase domain-containing protein → MIYGLFGIAILFITILYGIFSLYKQKEDRDKTILEFQNELDLLKKELLEKEKELISTKSISEEFSDKLVDSYSQLSDLDGLLREINSASDLKDILKILGRYIREKFKVPHYLLYVYQEEIEALEFFHSNFPSDLTEKVKEEIMSRNIPVSDPYVTMYAHAYVRKRKRSFYIQDFESYKTEGVELANKQSANLKSLLIVPLHLRNKFIGTLDLLDYSGIFELTEQQLNQIKIIADYIAGTIETGYLLNELKEGNLVIQKEKENIEINRLKLENLHRFNRRINSFSQIEDIAREVFTYLKINHRVELGFVLLVDPKTNSLVPLMEGAEVFNKGLLVTNFLRTFRPILSPNIGSLFRTYEKQKTVYLKKSIKWKQLSTIDTSIVDSFKLELFGQIPLVVQGQTIGIICVTRLTREQDWTKDEFSEITSFCEQVAGAIHNANLRRDLEKEREKTLHFIRNILPGDLADELIERGEVAPMEYESVSILFTDFKNFTSAAESLSPEDLIEQLDGCFSQFDDIAVRHNFEKLKTIGDSYMAAGGIPQGNFTHPVDACLFAMEIKSFMTQIRSFKQMLGQEFWEIRIGIHTGPVVAGVVGKTKFAYDVWGDTVNTASRMESSGDAGEINLSETTYDKVKRFFECEYRGKVKAKNKGELGMYFLKRLRPEFSRDADGMVPNQIFLDLYKNLQIGAKIIYRQTGS, encoded by the coding sequence ATGATCTACGGACTTTTTGGTATCGCCATTCTTTTTATCACAATTCTGTATGGAATATTTTCTTTATACAAACAAAAAGAAGACAGAGACAAGACCATCCTCGAGTTTCAAAACGAATTAGATTTATTAAAAAAAGAATTACTCGAAAAAGAAAAGGAACTGATCAGCACAAAATCGATCTCGGAAGAATTTTCAGACAAACTCGTGGATTCGTATAGTCAACTTTCGGATTTGGATGGACTACTTCGAGAAATCAACTCTGCCTCCGACCTAAAAGACATTTTAAAAATCCTTGGTAGATACATTCGAGAAAAATTTAAAGTTCCCCACTATCTACTTTATGTTTACCAAGAAGAAATCGAAGCATTGGAATTTTTCCATAGTAACTTTCCTTCCGACCTCACAGAAAAAGTAAAAGAAGAAATCATGAGTCGAAACATTCCTGTTTCTGATCCCTATGTGACAATGTATGCTCATGCCTATGTCCGAAAACGCAAACGAAGTTTTTATATCCAAGATTTCGAATCTTACAAAACGGAAGGTGTCGAACTTGCCAACAAACAATCCGCAAATTTAAAATCCTTACTCATTGTCCCCTTACATCTACGAAATAAATTCATCGGAACACTGGATTTATTAGATTATTCTGGAATTTTTGAACTCACCGAACAACAATTAAACCAAATAAAAATTATTGCCGATTATATTGCAGGAACCATTGAAACTGGATACCTACTCAATGAACTCAAAGAGGGAAATCTTGTTATTCAAAAAGAAAAAGAAAACATTGAAATAAATCGATTAAAGTTAGAAAACCTACATCGTTTTAACCGAAGAATTAATTCTTTTTCACAGATAGAAGATATTGCAAGAGAGGTATTTACTTACCTTAAAATCAATCACAGAGTGGAGTTAGGATTCGTACTTCTTGTTGATCCAAAAACTAATTCTCTAGTTCCACTTATGGAAGGAGCTGAGGTCTTTAATAAAGGTCTCCTCGTAACTAATTTCCTGCGAACCTTTCGACCTATTTTATCACCAAACATAGGCTCTCTTTTCAGAACCTACGAAAAACAAAAAACTGTTTACTTGAAAAAATCAATCAAATGGAAACAATTATCGACAATTGATACATCCATTGTCGACAGTTTCAAATTAGAATTGTTTGGACAAATCCCACTCGTTGTTCAAGGACAAACCATCGGAATCATTTGTGTCACTCGTCTCACAAGAGAACAAGATTGGACAAAAGATGAATTTTCAGAAATCACTTCTTTTTGTGAACAAGTGGCGGGTGCCATTCACAATGCAAATCTTAGGCGAGACTTAGAGAAAGAAAGGGAAAAAACCCTTCACTTCATTCGAAATATTTTACCGGGAGATTTAGCAGATGAACTGATTGAAAGAGGAGAAGTTGCCCCAATGGAATACGAGTCAGTGAGTATTCTATTCACTGACTTCAAAAACTTTACATCTGCGGCAGAATCCCTTTCCCCAGAAGATTTGATTGAACAACTAGATGGTTGTTTTTCTCAGTTTGATGATATTGCAGTTCGTCATAATTTCGAAAAATTAAAAACCATTGGAGACTCCTATATGGCAGCCGGTGGGATTCCACAGGGGAATTTCACTCATCCAGTGGATGCTTGTCTTTTTGCTATGGAAATAAAATCCTTTATGACCCAGATCCGATCATTCAAACAAATGTTAGGTCAAGAATTTTGGGAAATCCGAATTGGTATCCATACAGGACCAGTTGTTGCAGGAGTCGTTGGGAAAACAAAATTTGCGTACGATGTTTGGGGGGATACTGTCAATACGGCAAGTCGTATGGAAAGTTCGGGAGATGCAGGAGAAATCAATCTTTCTGAGACTACTTATGATAAAGTAAAACGATTCTTCGAATGTGAATACCGCGGCAAAGTGAAAGCCAAAAACAAAGGTGAACTCGGAATGTATTTTCTAAAGAGATTACGCCCTGAATTCTCAAGAGATGCTGACGGTATGGTTCCCAACCAAATCTTTTTGGATTTATATAAAAATTTACAGATTGGTGCCAAAATCATCTACAGACAAACCGGTTCTTAG
- a CDS encoding adenylate/guanylate cyclase domain-containing protein, translated as MKKRVILLFLFGLVFGFSHCKEVNRNKPIAKEGKMDLSLWDFSKDGNITLDGEWEFYWKQTNKGIQIDTELGREPKYIYQTVPSNWKGVDWFGESLDGFGYATYKLKVFFPPNTPTLAFHNLDLSSAYRLYVNGKLVVEQGSFGINPNYFEPSYKSVLMDLEPLSGETEIVYEISNFHYSKGGFWESMEIGERRMLYDKVNRSYQITSFLAGSIFLWALYHLGLFVMRRQDKASLFISLFSLLIVMRLLTIGERNILDIFPEMPMDFLIRLEFATIYIATIVFAYFYRLVFPNTVGPRTMWVLYILITPFLVSLFLPVAIFSAKIHFFQIFLISVCVRITIAIVMAYRSDTVGAGLSLIGFSFVFGTVVHDILYQNNVINTMNIMPFGFLGFILFQGYILSYGFTRAYLSIEKLKERLEVSNKELNILKEGLEDIVVERTHELEYSKANIERLNEFAKTLNTSLELDSILTKAFDYLNEEVFCDSMILLLVDSENSKIIYHKSVVSPNSGLNLESTLQGVSFPLDPSAGLFYHVYKRNRPFRFAKVWESRLNESNQKFVQLIGKQPGMIIPLSSQGKVIAMLALLSEQKGASFSKPQLQLVENTAENIATAVTNSILVEEMNREKFFAENARMQMENAKNEVVKLNEFTKKINSESSLSQIIEEMFNYILKTFEIEATLLQLIDTKKKELYTYNTTIPTYATQEQLLFAKSFRVPLNEKGGIIYKTYARKKALFVPKPPKRYESELDEQIFSKLSLTSFVAVPLVVQNEVIGMAYFTSYQKPMEVTREVLRRISGFCDQIAGAIQNSLLLQITEAERKKSEQAKAEIQKMNEFAKTVNSQNNLENILAEIFGFIRKNYKIEHCVLYFLDKEYNEFRYLNHSGFDLLVDDNINYFKSLRFPLREESGFIYKCYQRKRHFYMKNVPKSMPFAIDKQITEKSGMKGFLISPLVNNDEVVAMAVYGISDENIQLNTDEVNSIVGVSEHIASAINNHFLLKKIEEEKQRSDSLLLNILPKNVAEELQKKGRVNPVEFENVTLLMTSFPGFSQITGQLTPEELIEGLDLYFSRFDEIIKAQGMEKLRMTGDMYLAAGGLPVGNFTHAVDACLAALQIKDEVNRMIEDFRDIPFRPNGITIAIHSGPVVAGVIGKSKFNYDVWGKTVTQTQAIRRGGVGIPINISQETMEKVKRLFHIGNQRQINTYEGDQVPIYELLALKPDLSDDTGSMPNEKFGRLYTQQKRGAKILIK; from the coding sequence ATGAAGAAAAGAGTCATTTTGTTATTCCTATTCGGTCTGGTCTTTGGATTCTCCCATTGTAAGGAAGTCAATCGCAATAAACCAATCGCAAAGGAAGGGAAGATGGACTTGTCTTTATGGGACTTCTCTAAGGATGGAAATATCACCCTCGACGGAGAATGGGAATTTTATTGGAAACAAACCAACAAAGGAATCCAAATAGATACTGAGCTGGGAAGAGAACCCAAATACATCTACCAAACGGTTCCATCCAACTGGAAAGGTGTTGATTGGTTTGGAGAATCCCTCGATGGATTTGGTTATGCGACATATAAGTTAAAGGTTTTTTTCCCACCAAACACACCGACGCTCGCCTTCCACAACTTAGATCTCTCATCTGCTTATAGATTGTATGTCAATGGCAAACTGGTTGTGGAACAAGGGAGTTTCGGAATCAACCCAAACTACTTCGAACCATCCTATAAATCAGTTCTGATGGATTTGGAACCCCTTTCTGGTGAAACTGAAATTGTTTATGAAATTTCTAACTTCCACTATTCCAAAGGTGGATTTTGGGAAAGTATGGAAATCGGCGAAAGACGAATGTTGTATGACAAGGTCAATCGTAGTTACCAAATCACTTCCTTTCTTGCAGGTAGTATCTTTCTTTGGGCCTTATATCATTTGGGTTTGTTTGTCATGCGCAGACAAGACAAAGCTAGTCTTTTTATCTCACTTTTTAGTTTACTCATTGTTATGCGCCTCCTTACAATTGGCGAAAGGAATATTCTCGACATCTTCCCTGAAATGCCAATGGATTTTCTCATCCGATTGGAATTTGCGACTATCTATATTGCAACGATTGTTTTTGCTTACTTCTATCGATTGGTATTTCCAAACACTGTCGGCCCAAGGACTATGTGGGTTCTATATATCCTCATCACTCCGTTTCTTGTTTCTTTGTTTTTACCGGTCGCCATCTTTAGTGCCAAAATTCATTTTTTTCAAATCTTTTTAATTTCAGTCTGCGTTCGAATCACCATTGCCATTGTTATGGCTTATCGCTCTGATACTGTAGGGGCTGGACTCTCCCTAATTGGATTTAGTTTTGTTTTTGGGACCGTTGTTCATGACATCCTGTATCAAAACAATGTCATCAACACAATGAACATAATGCCTTTTGGTTTTTTAGGTTTTATTTTATTCCAAGGATACATCCTATCCTACGGATTCACAAGAGCTTACCTTTCCATTGAGAAATTAAAAGAACGATTGGAAGTTTCTAATAAAGAATTAAACATTCTTAAAGAAGGACTAGAAGACATTGTTGTCGAAAGGACACATGAATTAGAATATTCGAAAGCAAATATAGAACGACTCAATGAATTTGCAAAAACACTAAATACATCTCTTGAACTAGATAGTATTCTCACCAAAGCATTTGATTATTTAAATGAAGAAGTTTTTTGCGATTCAATGATTCTACTTTTAGTCGATTCTGAAAATTCAAAAATCATTTACCATAAATCGGTTGTATCTCCCAATTCCGGCCTCAATCTTGAGTCTACATTACAAGGTGTAAGTTTTCCTTTAGATCCAAGTGCTGGACTTTTTTATCATGTCTACAAAAGGAACCGTCCCTTTCGGTTTGCCAAGGTTTGGGAATCGCGTCTCAACGAATCCAATCAAAAATTTGTACAATTAATTGGAAAACAACCTGGTATGATCATCCCTCTTAGTTCCCAAGGAAAAGTCATCGCGATGTTGGCTCTTCTTAGCGAACAAAAGGGGGCAAGTTTTTCCAAACCACAACTCCAGTTAGTAGAAAACACTGCAGAAAACATTGCTACTGCTGTTACCAACTCAATTCTCGTGGAAGAAATGAACCGCGAAAAATTCTTTGCAGAAAATGCAAGAATGCAAATGGAAAATGCAAAGAACGAAGTAGTAAAGTTAAATGAATTTACGAAAAAAATCAATTCAGAGTCCAGCCTTTCACAAATTATCGAAGAGATGTTCAACTACATTTTAAAAACATTTGAGATAGAGGCCACACTATTACAACTGATTGATACAAAGAAAAAAGAGTTATACACTTACAATACAACCATACCGACGTATGCGACACAAGAACAGTTGTTATTTGCAAAATCATTCAGGGTTCCTTTAAACGAAAAAGGTGGAATTATATACAAAACCTATGCACGCAAAAAAGCACTATTTGTCCCAAAACCTCCCAAACGATACGAATCCGAGTTAGACGAACAAATTTTTTCAAAACTAAGCCTTACTTCTTTCGTTGCAGTTCCACTTGTAGTTCAAAACGAAGTGATAGGTATGGCTTATTTCACTTCTTATCAGAAACCAATGGAAGTCACTCGCGAAGTACTCCGAAGGATATCGGGATTCTGCGACCAAATTGCAGGAGCCATCCAAAACTCTTTATTGTTACAAATTACGGAAGCAGAACGTAAAAAATCCGAACAAGCAAAAGCAGAAATTCAAAAAATGAATGAGTTTGCAAAAACTGTTAACTCTCAAAACAATTTAGAGAATATTCTGGCTGAAATTTTCGGATTCATTCGAAAGAACTACAAAATAGAACATTGTGTTCTCTATTTTCTCGATAAAGAATATAATGAATTTCGTTACCTTAATCACTCCGGATTTGATTTATTAGTTGATGATAACATAAACTATTTTAAATCCCTTCGTTTTCCTCTTAGAGAAGAAAGTGGGTTCATCTACAAATGTTATCAAAGAAAACGACATTTCTATATGAAAAATGTTCCCAAATCGATGCCATTCGCAATCGACAAACAAATTACAGAAAAATCGGGAATGAAAGGATTTCTCATTTCACCTCTTGTTAACAATGACGAAGTTGTGGCCATGGCAGTGTATGGAATTAGTGATGAAAACATCCAACTGAATACAGATGAAGTGAATTCCATCGTTGGTGTTTCGGAACACATTGCGAGTGCCATCAACAATCATTTTTTACTCAAAAAAATTGAAGAGGAAAAACAAAGATCAGATTCACTTTTGTTAAACATCCTTCCGAAGAACGTGGCCGAAGAGTTACAAAAAAAAGGCAGGGTCAATCCTGTTGAATTTGAAAATGTAACCCTACTTATGACTAGTTTTCCAGGGTTTTCACAAATTACAGGCCAACTTACACCAGAAGAACTCATCGAAGGTTTAGATTTATATTTCTCACGTTTTGATGAAATCATCAAAGCACAAGGAATGGAAAAACTTCGTATGACTGGAGACATGTATCTTGCAGCCGGAGGACTTCCCGTTGGAAACTTTACCCATGCAGTAGATGCATGCCTTGCCGCCTTACAGATTAAAGACGAAGTCAATCGAATGATTGAAGATTTTAGAGACATCCCATTTCGCCCCAATGGAATCACCATTGCAATCCACTCAGGACCGGTGGTGGCAGGAGTCATTGGTAAATCAAAGTTCAATTATGATGTCTGGGGAAAAACGGTAACACAAACCCAGGCCATCCGAAGAGGTGGTGTAGGAATACCAATTAATATTTCCCAAGAAACAATGGAGAAAGTAAAACGACTTTTCCATATCGGCAACCAACGCCAAATCAATACATATGAAGGGGATCAAGTTCCTATTTATGAATTGTTAGCTCTAAAACCTGATTTATCTGATGATACGGGTTCTATGCCCAATGAAAAATTTGGAAGGTTGTACACACAACAAAAACGTGGAGCAAAAATTCTAATCAAATGA
- a CDS encoding SPL family radical SAM protein, whose protein sequence is MFKAFSHIYIEESILDHFRTKEILNRFPNAIPIPIRHYKDSFNRNSQNFRIQKESPKLILAEKKDQFLYKGSDFSPNFSHPHFYYNTLALNCIYDCEYCYLQGMFPSANLVLFVNWEDFFSATKEFLDKNQSLYLALSYDTDLLALESFFPATKAWLEFATTEPNLSLEIRTKSTNYSQIARHTPNPNVILAWTLSPKEVIETIEHGTPSLQARLKAINQAITDGWKVRICIDPILRVPNWQTHYQSLAEKLGKELKMEGILDISIGGFRMNIDFLKRMVDVRKDSSILFHPFEKKDKIVSYSKQETEEILNLMSKTLQKYFLSSQIKVSYS, encoded by the coding sequence ATGTTTAAGGCATTTTCTCATATTTATATTGAAGAAAGTATTTTAGATCATTTTCGTACGAAAGAAATTTTGAATCGATTTCCCAATGCCATCCCCATCCCGATTCGGCATTACAAAGATAGTTTTAATCGAAATTCCCAAAACTTCCGAATCCAAAAAGAATCTCCCAAATTAATTTTGGCAGAAAAAAAAGACCAATTTTTATACAAAGGAAGTGATTTTTCGCCTAACTTTTCTCATCCGCATTTTTATTATAACACACTCGCACTCAACTGCATTTATGATTGTGAATATTGTTACTTACAAGGGATGTTTCCTTCCGCCAATCTCGTGTTATTTGTCAATTGGGAAGATTTTTTTTCGGCCACAAAAGAATTCTTGGATAAAAATCAATCACTCTATCTGGCTTTATCTTATGACACAGACCTTTTGGCCCTAGAATCCTTTTTTCCTGCTACCAAAGCTTGGTTAGAATTTGCGACTACCGAACCAAATCTTAGTTTAGAAATCCGAACCAAGTCAACTAACTACAGTCAAATTGCGAGACACACCCCCAATCCAAATGTGATTCTTGCTTGGACTTTGAGTCCGAAAGAAGTGATTGAAACCATTGAACATGGAACTCCATCGCTACAAGCCCGATTGAAGGCCATAAACCAAGCCATTACAGACGGTTGGAAAGTTCGGATTTGTATTGATCCGATTTTACGAGTTCCCAATTGGCAAACCCATTACCAATCGTTAGCTGAGAAGTTAGGGAAAGAACTAAAAATGGAAGGCATTCTTGACATCAGTATTGGTGGATTTCGAATGAATATTGATTTTTTAAAGCGGATGGTAGACGTAAGAAAGGACTCTTCGATTTTATTTCATCCTTTTGAAAAAAAAGATAAAATCGTTTCTTATTCGAAACAAGAAACAGAAGAAATTTTAAATCTTATGTCAAAGACTCTGCAAAAGTATTTTTTATCTTCTCAAATAAAAGTCAGTTATTCCTGA
- a CDS encoding phosphorylase yields MSALFFAVLSEAKPWLTKLQAKPLAHSGKFRIFQKESHYIIISGTGKLSMALAVSEFSHLLSKEKRNQMKVWNLGIAGANSSELSLGEFFWIHKITDFGSQRDFYPDRILNSQFKKETNLNTFDRPITKERGIDRFLSLTEEELQNINLVDMEGAGFFEAASLYFPLENIALGKVVSDHLEGKFCQTEDIETMMAKVTDDLFEEWISPLPWAHVDEIDSIDWPSVETFIQNLRLTETMRHDLKKSIRYFRLRHPHSQLPFPLESEKINLKTKTDLKNYFDQWREILHV; encoded by the coding sequence ATGTCTGCATTGTTTTTCGCTGTTCTTTCTGAGGCCAAACCCTGGCTTACAAAATTACAAGCGAAACCTTTGGCCCATTCCGGAAAATTTCGGATCTTTCAAAAAGAATCTCATTATATAATTATTTCCGGCACAGGCAAACTTTCTATGGCTTTGGCTGTTTCAGAATTCTCACATCTCTTATCAAAAGAAAAACGTAACCAAATGAAGGTTTGGAATTTGGGAATTGCTGGTGCCAACTCATCAGAACTTTCATTAGGCGAATTTTTCTGGATTCATAAAATTACAGACTTTGGTTCGCAAAGAGATTTTTATCCCGACAGAATCTTAAACTCCCAATTTAAAAAAGAAACAAACCTCAATACCTTTGATAGACCAATCACCAAAGAAAGGGGTATAGATCGGTTTTTATCTCTCACGGAAGAAGAGTTACAAAATATAAACCTCGTGGATATGGAAGGGGCAGGTTTTTTTGAAGCAGCTTCTCTTTATTTTCCTTTGGAGAACATTGCGTTAGGAAAAGTAGTTTCCGATCACTTAGAAGGAAAGTTTTGTCAAACAGAAGACATTGAAACTATGATGGCAAAAGTTACCGATGATTTGTTTGAAGAATGGATATCTCCATTACCCTGGGCTCATGTTGATGAAATCGACTCCATCGACTGGCCGAGTGTAGAAACATTCATTCAAAATCTTCGCCTAACAGAAACGATGAGACATGATCTAAAAAAATCCATTCGTTATTTCCGATTGCGCCATCCTCATTCACAACTTCCCTTTCCGTTGGAATCTGAGAAAATCAATTTAAAAACCAAAACTGATCTGAAAAACTACTTTGATCAGTGGAGAGAAATCTTACATGTTTAA
- a CDS encoding glutathione peroxidase, whose protein sequence is MKQGGSMQRKVLFAIFLFIGFHIYAGGKKMSFHDFKSVSIQGKEVSLSEYKGHPVLVVNVASKCGYTPQYDGLEKVHQTYKDKGLKVVGFPSNDFGGQEPGTESQIAEFCKLNFGVTFDLMKKTKVLGNDKDPVYQFLTENAKEKGDVKWNFEKFLIDKNGNVVGRFPSGTKPESAELKQAIENLL, encoded by the coding sequence ATGAAACAGGGGGGTTCCATGCAAAGAAAAGTTTTGTTTGCTATTTTTCTCTTTATCGGTTTTCATATCTATGCTGGAGGAAAAAAGATGTCATTCCATGATTTCAAATCCGTATCCATCCAAGGGAAAGAAGTTTCCCTTTCCGAATACAAAGGGCATCCTGTCCTAGTTGTTAACGTTGCATCTAAGTGTGGTTATACGCCACAATACGATGGCTTAGAAAAAGTTCATCAAACTTATAAAGATAAAGGGTTAAAGGTGGTTGGATTTCCTTCCAATGATTTTGGAGGCCAAGAACCAGGAACCGAATCCCAAATCGCAGAATTTTGCAAACTCAACTTTGGGGTCACTTTCGATCTTATGAAAAAAACTAAGGTTCTCGGAAACGATAAAGACCCTGTTTATCAATTTTTGACTGAGAATGCAAAAGAAAAAGGGGATGTGAAGTGGAACTTCGAAAAGTTCTTAATTGATAAAAATGGGAATGTTGTTGGGAGATTTCCATCGGGAACAAAACCGGAATCTGCGGAGTTAAAACAAGCCATTGAAAATCTTCTTTAA